In Longimicrobium sp., the sequence TCCGACGGCCCGCCGGAGAACCCGTCGTCCACCGTCAGCGGGCGCGCCCGCGCGCCGGCGAGCCGCTCCAGCGCCCGCACCGCGCCGGGAAAGTCGCCCGGCACCGCGAACCCGTCGGGGAGCCGCGCGGGCACGATGCTGTCCGCCCGCGCCGCGGCCATCACCGGGAGCATCGCCCCCAGCCCGCCGCGGCTGGCCAGCGCCGGCCACGCCAGCCCCAGCACCAGCAGCGCGGCCGCCCATGCCACGTTCATCCCCCCGAACGACAGCCACCACCCCACCGGCCCCGGCTCGGGTTCGCGCGGCGGAAGCGGAAGCCCCAGCCGCTCCAGCTCGCGGTCCTGCTCGCGGCGGCCGGCGCGCGCGTAGACCTGCCGCAGCGGGAACACGTGTTGCCAGGAGGAGAGCACGGCGCCGCGCGGCGTGTAGCGATATCCGTCGCCGGCGCGGCGGTACCACCCCGCGGCCACGAGCTGCTCCGCGGCCTCGCGCGCGCCGCGGGCGGTGATCTCCGCCGCCGTGGTGCCGGGGGGAAGCGAGCGCCGCTCCGCTCCCGGGGTGGTGCGGAGCAGCTTCCAGAACGCCGCCAGCACCCGAACAGGGTCGCGCACGTCCGGCAGCCGCAGGGCGACGACGCCGGGCATCCCGCGGAGGCCGCGCGTGCCGCCGCCGTTGCCGGCCACCACCCGCCTCCCGTCCGCCAGCACGGTCTGGAAGGTGACCTCGCCGTCCGCGGGCTCCAGCGCCGTGGCGGTTCCCGCCAGCACCACCGCGCGGACCGACTCGCCCGCGTGGTCCATCACCACCACCCGCAGGCTCCGGCCGCCGGCGGAGCGCATCGCCACGTCGTCCACGCGCGCGAAGCCCTCCGCCTCCAGCGCCTCCACCGTCCGCACGGCCCACTGCACGGTGCC encodes:
- a CDS encoding DUF4253 domain-containing protein, producing MFESFILLILQATRMLPVLFVALLGFLFAPVLKRRRVPTALAAALAVVLWNDLYFVTLGASPWRWALLLPLAAVAVGPWVMSPLLSLRRPVSGAAAPSEPYDPARHPLARGTVQWAVRTVEALEAEGFARVDDVAMRSAGGRSLRVVVMDHAGESVRAVVLAGTATALEPADGEVTFQTVLADGRRVVAGNGGGTRGLRGMPGVVALRLPDVRDPVRVLAAFWKLLRTTPGAERRSLPPGTTAAEITARGAREAAEQLVAAGWYRRAGDGYRYTPRGAVLSSWQHVFPLRQVYARAGRREQDRELERLGLPLPPREPEPGPVGWWLSFGGMNVAWAAALLVLGLAWPALASRGGLGAMLPVMAAARADSIVPARLPDGFAVPGDFPGAVRALERLAGARARPLTVDDGFSGGPSDAMMVPMDTARVQALLAAAQPWFAANGFVLFHTQEFDGVHGEPDALAVYPSRDPFSLVLKLNTNGGNYGIGPKEIADWLRETDRDHPFTLTSAGFDYVEGRFRRPLSADEAMELAARVARFCPDVVSQGTGSVRALAEEMRQRRILYCWWD